From Candidatus Cybelea sp., a single genomic window includes:
- a CDS encoding TonB-dependent receptor, with product MKRQLTLRFTRASVLFLAFLLFQETWALAGVTGNLNGIVRDTAGAPIAGVKVEAVSPSQSAAATTDSTGHFLLLSLVPDTYTLSLTKGGYQPVSFSGNVVFADQTQQVSLTLTKTLRTIGRVTSQAGVSLVKSGVGGDLYSVNSAQAAAAAALGGGGNLNNAYSAMASVPGVQTSMTGAGWMTNAAYVRGQNQYYTGFEYDGIPVNRAFDNYNSSTESTLGLQELQVYTGGGPASVASAGTSGFINQVIKTGTFPGFATANVGIGTPLYYHQAQFELAGATPDRTFSYYIGLSGYNSAFGIIDNDNGESFMTPGDYFSGNATVENAIGYGFGSNQVLSTGYTCLIGTCQGVKPVCPLYGQKWDQPVATLGQQGCWQYYNGLSGVTSQIADRENVVNLHMGIPYKNGLRDDVQLLWSGSAENNYAYLTPDAVGPGNGQFIYSLYNTNYKAPTCGPESVAPGLTLNGCSRNGQIISMASIPSSIFPACNPATGGPECAPTYLAYADGVAYNLPFGTPIAKSMSSIKAPTPYFAPDTPQHAFDGPFPLNNPDVDVNQNDTGIVKLQYTHALSQSAYLRAYAYSFYSDWLENAPFNGATGQLLVGFNGAAQYQLITHTAGGALDFQDQLNDQNLLTLNGNYTTAGVSRLNNNSAIAGVEDSPIGYMTAGAGGQYTCYDPTKGTPEACVLGTSGENNDYYDTNLKGKASGKRFNCALKSVPQCFVTPTWSSTATAGPTGFGGPAGATWDSLWSGNITGSLNEVQPRFTNASLSDQFRPNDKFLVNASVRYDNFTYNLPDSLTPGDSFYAGMTANYTCVFAATNQVLTIPLQSGEFPPAPAQFVNGNCNQAAAALHPSGPHTGWVHPNGTTQNGVAAPNFSAASPASYSLDYWEPRISATYTQSPDTVWRFSAGRFTQPPITASVQYLSPSGDERSVWNNTMNLGFYSPFHPIPGVSSAQYDASLEHHFRNTDVSLKLTPFYTWVNDWQQQTFIGAGFVTQVPVGVNRVYGAEFQLNKGDFSRDGFSGQIAFTYTNSKVQFQNVPLATGGVIPNTTIALNQVISQYNALTKAGGGSPCYQGGKPVPCNTANGKVAAGFDTVLNPYYKQPQQGLIDPNGWYNPYSTAVAPNLNGAVISYISPEVASVILNYRKHKLAVTPSLSFQSGGYYGSPLDIEGLDPRTCTLNSASTGITKLSPKTNPLQCNYLTTTSAGSGAFGYLYIPDPQTGSFGFGSYQNPNFLVGNLQVTYDLTPKIRLMVLGTNLFHACFGGSSEPWTSYYPAGGNICGYTPAGSSLNSTLYPSNFYNGTGINDFAANKARTPAAFQQSYLPTLGNNGAIGGVLQPFNIYLNAQVKI from the coding sequence ATGAAACGGCAACTCACGCTCCGCTTCACGCGTGCGTCCGTTCTGTTTCTGGCTTTCCTCCTGTTCCAGGAAACGTGGGCACTGGCGGGAGTAACCGGAAATCTCAACGGCATCGTTCGCGACACGGCCGGGGCACCCATCGCGGGAGTAAAGGTCGAGGCGGTTTCGCCGTCCCAGAGCGCGGCCGCCACGACGGATTCAACGGGTCACTTTCTTTTGCTCTCGCTCGTTCCCGATACGTACACGCTCAGCCTAACCAAGGGCGGGTATCAGCCCGTCTCCTTCTCGGGTAACGTCGTGTTCGCAGATCAAACGCAACAAGTCTCGCTGACCCTGACCAAGACGCTGCGGACGATCGGCCGCGTCACGTCGCAGGCGGGGGTATCGCTCGTCAAGTCCGGCGTCGGCGGCGACCTCTACAGCGTAAACTCCGCGCAGGCAGCGGCGGCCGCGGCCCTTGGCGGGGGAGGCAATCTCAACAATGCCTACTCCGCGATGGCGTCGGTACCCGGCGTTCAGACATCGATGACCGGCGCCGGCTGGATGACCAACGCGGCCTACGTGCGCGGACAGAACCAGTACTACACTGGATTCGAGTACGACGGAATCCCGGTGAACCGCGCGTTCGACAACTACAACTCGTCGACCGAATCCACGCTGGGGCTGCAGGAACTTCAAGTCTACACCGGCGGCGGTCCCGCCTCGGTCGCATCGGCGGGCACCTCCGGCTTCATCAACCAGGTCATCAAAACCGGAACGTTCCCCGGGTTCGCGACCGCGAACGTCGGGATCGGCACGCCGCTGTACTACCATCAAGCGCAGTTCGAACTCGCGGGGGCAACGCCGGACCGCACCTTCAGCTACTACATAGGCTTGAGCGGTTACAACTCAGCCTTCGGCATCATCGACAACGATAACGGCGAAAGCTTCATGACGCCGGGCGACTATTTTTCGGGCAACGCCACCGTCGAGAATGCCATCGGCTACGGGTTTGGAAGCAATCAGGTCTTGTCCACGGGCTACACCTGCCTGATCGGGACCTGCCAAGGCGTCAAGCCCGTGTGCCCGCTCTACGGACAAAAGTGGGATCAGCCGGTCGCGACGCTGGGACAGCAGGGCTGCTGGCAGTATTACAACGGTCTCTCAGGCGTGACGTCACAGATCGCCGATCGAGAAAACGTCGTCAACCTGCACATGGGAATCCCCTACAAGAACGGGCTGCGCGACGACGTGCAGCTGCTCTGGAGCGGCTCTGCCGAAAACAACTACGCGTACTTGACTCCCGATGCGGTCGGCCCGGGCAACGGGCAGTTCATCTACTCGCTCTACAATACGAACTATAAGGCGCCGACGTGCGGCCCCGAATCCGTCGCCCCCGGGCTGACGCTCAACGGATGCTCCCGCAACGGGCAGATCATCTCGATGGCGAGCATCCCGTCGTCGATCTTCCCGGCGTGCAACCCGGCGACGGGAGGACCGGAATGCGCACCGACCTATCTCGCGTACGCAGACGGAGTCGCCTATAATCTGCCGTTCGGCACGCCCATCGCCAAGAGCATGTCGTCGATCAAGGCGCCGACCCCGTACTTCGCGCCCGACACGCCCCAGCACGCGTTCGACGGCCCCTTTCCGCTGAACAACCCGGATGTCGACGTCAACCAAAACGACACGGGGATCGTGAAGCTGCAGTACACGCACGCGCTGAGCCAGTCGGCCTACCTGCGAGCGTACGCCTACAGCTTCTACTCGGACTGGCTGGAGAACGCACCGTTCAACGGTGCGACTGGGCAGCTGCTGGTCGGCTTCAACGGCGCCGCCCAATACCAGTTGATAACCCATACCGCGGGCGGCGCGCTGGATTTTCAAGACCAGCTCAACGATCAGAACCTTTTGACGCTAAACGGTAACTACACGACCGCCGGCGTCAGCCGCCTCAATAACAACTCGGCGATCGCAGGCGTCGAGGATTCGCCGATCGGGTACATGACGGCCGGTGCGGGGGGACAGTACACCTGCTACGACCCGACAAAAGGGACGCCAGAAGCTTGCGTCCTCGGCACGAGCGGCGAGAACAACGACTATTACGACACGAATCTCAAGGGCAAAGCCTCCGGCAAGCGCTTTAATTGCGCGCTAAAATCCGTCCCGCAGTGCTTTGTGACGCCGACGTGGAGCAGCACCGCGACGGCCGGCCCGACCGGTTTCGGCGGACCCGCAGGCGCCACGTGGGACAGCCTCTGGAGCGGAAATATTACGGGTTCGCTCAATGAGGTTCAACCGCGCTTTACCAATGCTTCGCTCAGCGACCAGTTTCGCCCGAACGACAAGTTCTTGGTCAACGCCTCCGTACGGTACGACAACTTCACCTACAACTTGCCCGACTCGTTGACCCCGGGCGACTCGTTCTATGCCGGAATGACCGCAAACTACACGTGCGTGTTCGCCGCTACCAACCAGGTCCTAACGATCCCACTCCAGTCGGGCGAGTTTCCGCCGGCGCCGGCGCAGTTCGTCAACGGAAACTGCAATCAAGCGGCGGCGGCCCTTCACCCTTCGGGCCCCCACACCGGCTGGGTTCACCCCAACGGAACGACGCAAAACGGCGTCGCTGCACCGAACTTCTCGGCGGCTTCTCCGGCATCGTATTCGCTGGACTATTGGGAACCGAGAATCTCGGCCACGTACACGCAATCGCCCGACACCGTTTGGCGCTTCTCGGCGGGCCGCTTCACGCAGCCGCCGATTACGGCGTCGGTACAGTACCTAAGCCCGTCGGGCGACGAACGCTCGGTATGGAACAATACGATGAACCTCGGTTTTTATTCACCGTTCCATCCCATTCCGGGCGTCTCGTCGGCGCAGTACGACGCGTCCCTCGAGCACCATTTCCGTAACACCGACGTGAGCCTCAAGCTAACGCCCTTCTACACTTGGGTCAACGACTGGCAGCAGCAGACGTTCATCGGTGCCGGCTTCGTAACCCAGGTTCCGGTCGGCGTTAATCGCGTCTACGGCGCCGAGTTTCAGCTGAACAAAGGTGACTTCAGCCGAGACGGATTCTCGGGGCAGATCGCCTTCACGTACACCAACTCGAAGGTTCAGTTTCAAAACGTCCCGTTGGCTACCGGCGGCGTCATCCCGAATACGACGATCGCTCTGAACCAAGTGATCTCACAATACAACGCCCTGACCAAGGCCGGCGGCGGCAGCCCGTGTTATCAGGGGGGTAAGCCGGTCCCGTGCAACACCGCGAACGGCAAGGTGGCCGCCGGTTTCGACACGGTTCTCAATCCGTATTACAAGCAGCCGCAGCAGGGTTTGATCGACCCCAACGGATGGTACAATCCGTACTCGACCGCGGTCGCTCCGAATCTCAATGGCGCGGTGATCAGCTATATCTCCCCCGAGGTCGCCTCGGTGATTCTCAACTACCGCAAGCACAAGCTCGCGGTAACGCCGAGCCTCTCGTTCCAATCGGGCGGCTACTACGGCAGCCCGCTCGACATCGAAGGGCTCGATCCGCGCACCTGCACGCTCAACTCGGCGTCGACCGGAATTACGAAGCTTTCGCCCAAAACGAATCCCTTGCAGTGCAACTACCTCACGACGACCTCAGCTGGAAGCGGAGCGTTCGGCTACCTCTACATTCCCGATCCTCAAACGGGAAGCTTCGGGTTCGGGTCGTACCAGAATCCGAACTTCCTCGTCGGCAACTTGCAAGTCACCTACGACCTCACGCCGAAGATTCGGCTGATGGTGCTCGGCACGAATCTCTTCCACGCGTGCTTCGGAGGCTCGTCGGAGCCCTGGACCTCGTACTATCCGGCGGGCGGCAACATCTGCGGATACACTCCGGCAGGCAGCTCGCTCAATAGCACCCTCTATCCCAGCAACTTCTACAACGGCACCGGGATCAACGACTTTGCGGCCAACAAAGCTCGCACGCCGGCCGCATTTCAGCAAAGCTATCTGCCGACGTTGGGAAACAATGGCGCCATCGGAGGCGTTCTGCAGCCCTTCAACATCTACCTCAACGCCCAGGTGAAAATCTAG
- a CDS encoding glutamate-1-semialdehyde 2,1-aminomutase, whose amino-acid sequence MQGSIDRALDVLAGGCDSPVRSGWGVGLPMFVQNSARGAYAFDEAGRRYIDYVMAYGPLLFGHTHPALVQGLDALAAGGLVWGTTHPQEIHLAQRVRGHLPSMQRLRFVTSGTEAMMSAVRVARAYTGRSHVLKFAGNYHGHFDLALLDAGASAGLASARSGIPQGVSGDVLVARYNDLDSVDERLEKARGVLAAIVVEPIAANMGLVLPAEGFLEGLRRRATEIGALLIFDEVITWLRFGLGGAQGRTGIVPDLTALGKIMGGGVPIAAFGGRRDVMEALAPHGSAFTGGTHGGNPFGVAMAHRVLDLLETHPEYYTQMSGVAGRLADGIRTIFAQRGLPYAVLQLDSVVDFKFRAGAPSRDFDDARRSNRQAYAAYCAAMLERGVLLPPSQNEVMFVSTAHGQVDVEETLEAIAASLPAS is encoded by the coding sequence ATGCAAGGGTCGATCGATCGCGCTCTCGACGTGCTCGCCGGCGGCTGCGATTCGCCGGTCCGTTCGGGGTGGGGAGTTGGCCTTCCCATGTTCGTCCAGAACTCGGCACGCGGCGCCTATGCCTTCGACGAAGCCGGGCGGCGGTACATCGACTATGTCATGGCGTATGGCCCGCTGCTCTTCGGCCACACGCATCCGGCGCTGGTCCAAGGGCTCGACGCGCTCGCTGCCGGCGGCTTGGTTTGGGGGACGACTCATCCCCAAGAGATTCATCTCGCGCAGCGCGTCAGAGGCCACCTGCCCTCGATGCAGCGCCTGCGCTTCGTCACGTCCGGCACCGAAGCGATGATGAGCGCGGTTCGCGTCGCGCGCGCGTACACGGGCCGCTCGCACGTGCTCAAGTTCGCCGGGAACTACCACGGGCACTTCGACCTCGCGCTGCTCGATGCGGGAGCGTCGGCGGGTCTGGCGAGCGCGCGCAGCGGAATTCCGCAAGGCGTATCCGGCGACGTGCTCGTTGCGAGATACAACGACCTCGACTCCGTCGACGAACGCCTCGAAAAGGCGCGCGGCGTGCTCGCGGCGATCGTCGTCGAACCGATCGCCGCGAACATGGGCCTCGTACTTCCGGCTGAGGGCTTCCTCGAAGGGCTGCGGCGGCGTGCGACCGAGATCGGCGCGCTGCTGATTTTCGATGAAGTCATAACCTGGCTTCGCTTCGGATTGGGAGGCGCGCAGGGGCGCACGGGAATCGTTCCCGACCTGACGGCGCTTGGTAAGATCATGGGCGGCGGCGTTCCCATTGCCGCGTTCGGCGGCCGCAGGGACGTGATGGAAGCGCTCGCGCCCCACGGCTCCGCGTTCACCGGCGGTACGCACGGCGGCAATCCGTTTGGGGTGGCGATGGCGCATCGCGTACTCGATCTGCTCGAGACCCATCCCGAATACTACACGCAGATGAGCGGGGTCGCAGGCCGCCTCGCCGACGGTATCCGCACCATCTTCGCACAGCGCGGCCTCCCGTACGCGGTGTTGCAGCTCGATTCAGTCGTCGACTTCAAGTTTCGCGCGGGTGCGCCGTCGCGCGACTTCGACGATGCGCGCCGTTCGAATCGGCAGGCATACGCGGCCTATTGCGCCGCGATGCTCGAGCGCGGCGTTCTCTTGCCGCCTTCGCAGAACGAAGTGATGTTCGTCTCCACCGCGCACGGGCAAGTAGACGTCGAGGAGACGCTCGAGGCGATCGCCGCCTCATTGCCGGCCTCCTAG
- a CDS encoding redoxin family protein, giving the protein MRTALVVAAVIAAFAPGPWQVGLGAEPPSLQSFDGGAGWINSPPLDAAQLRGKIVLVDFWEYTCLNCLRTLPYLREWYRRYHDDGFVIVGVHTPEFRFSGEHANVAAAVKRLNVDWPVVLDDSFAIWKRYGNTIWPHEYLYGRNGQLVESFEGEGGYQDTEARIQALLRSDQAVRKLPPIMALLPQDSYDKAGAVCYPHTPELLVGHQNIADATAQNDPSRDTNYSPSGAGPRDGAIELQGYWHLSPQAAVSGESGGYLALRYHAIQLVAVLKPERGGNTRVEVT; this is encoded by the coding sequence GTGCGCACAGCGCTCGTGGTTGCGGCAGTGATAGCCGCCTTCGCGCCGGGACCGTGGCAGGTCGGCCTCGGCGCGGAGCCTCCCTCCCTGCAAAGCTTTGACGGCGGCGCCGGCTGGATAAACAGCCCACCGCTCGATGCCGCGCAACTTCGCGGAAAGATCGTTCTCGTCGACTTTTGGGAGTACACCTGTCTCAACTGTCTTCGCACGCTGCCGTATCTGCGAGAGTGGTATCGGCGCTATCACGACGACGGCTTCGTGATCGTCGGCGTACACACGCCCGAGTTCCGCTTCTCCGGGGAACACGCCAACGTCGCCGCCGCGGTGAAACGTTTGAACGTCGATTGGCCGGTCGTACTCGACGACTCGTTCGCGATCTGGAAGCGCTACGGCAACACCATCTGGCCACACGAGTACCTCTACGGCCGTAACGGCCAGCTCGTAGAGAGTTTCGAAGGTGAGGGCGGTTATCAGGACACCGAGGCTCGCATTCAAGCACTCCTTCGCAGCGATCAGGCGGTTCGCAAGCTTCCGCCGATCATGGCGCTGCTGCCGCAGGACAGCTACGACAAGGCCGGTGCCGTCTGCTATCCGCATACGCCGGAGCTCTTGGTCGGGCATCAGAACATCGCCGACGCGACCGCGCAGAACGATCCCTCGCGCGACACGAATTACTCGCCGAGCGGCGCCGGCCCGCGCGACGGCGCGATCGAGCTTCAGGGATACTGGCACCTCTCGCCGCAGGCCGCCGTCTCCGGAGAGAGCGGCGGGTACTTGGCGCTGCGCTATCATGCGATCCAACTAGTCGCCGTCTTAAAACCCGAACGCGGGGGGAACACGCGCGTGGAGGTCACGTAG
- a CDS encoding P-loop NTPase, translated as MPELQIAAQTNIKELVAHWPLAAEVLTAFGLGCSGCGVSKYETVEQGARAHGLRVEPVLAALQEARRSGGVPPIPADARRPAARAPGAFAGRTKIAHTIPIMSGKGGVGKSLVTALLAIGLRRKHFRVGILDADITGPSIPRLFGLHEPLDIQPDPVKTTPQGQPQPLMSPAITRSAIEVVSSNLLTDREDTAMIWRGPIVASVIRQFYEQVLWSELDFLLVDLPPGTSDAPLTVLQSLSIDGVVLVTMPQALATMVVRKAANLIHQLKKPILGIVENMSYFVAPDTGRQYDIFGPSYAQRVAELAQAPVLARIPIDPVKLTLADEGRIEELDDPVCDLLADRLVAALEAHPKPKETISLV; from the coding sequence ATGCCCGAACTTCAGATCGCCGCGCAGACCAATATCAAAGAGCTGGTGGCGCACTGGCCGCTCGCCGCCGAGGTTTTGACCGCCTTCGGTTTGGGCTGCAGCGGTTGCGGCGTGAGCAAATATGAGACGGTCGAGCAGGGAGCGCGCGCCCACGGCCTACGCGTAGAGCCGGTTCTCGCCGCCCTGCAGGAGGCTCGCCGTTCGGGCGGCGTGCCGCCGATCCCGGCGGATGCGCGTCGCCCGGCCGCGCGCGCCCCCGGAGCATTTGCGGGACGAACGAAGATCGCGCACACGATACCGATCATGTCGGGAAAGGGCGGCGTCGGCAAGTCGCTGGTCACCGCACTGCTCGCGATCGGCTTGCGGCGAAAGCACTTCCGCGTCGGCATCCTCGACGCCGACATCACCGGACCTTCGATCCCGCGCCTCTTCGGGTTGCACGAACCCCTGGACATCCAGCCCGACCCGGTCAAAACGACGCCGCAGGGCCAGCCGCAGCCGCTGATGTCGCCGGCGATCACGCGCAGCGCGATCGAAGTCGTCAGCTCGAATCTGCTAACCGATCGCGAGGATACCGCGATGATCTGGCGAGGACCGATCGTGGCCAGCGTCATTCGTCAGTTCTACGAACAAGTTCTCTGGAGCGAGCTCGACTTTTTGCTCGTCGATCTGCCGCCCGGAACCTCCGACGCCCCATTGACCGTCCTTCAGTCGCTGTCGATCGACGGCGTCGTCCTCGTCACGATGCCGCAGGCGCTTGCTACGATGGTCGTGCGCAAGGCCGCAAACTTGATCCACCAGTTGAAGAAACCGATCCTGGGGATCGTCGAGAACATGTCGTACTTCGTCGCCCCGGATACCGGCAGACAATACGACATCTTCGGACCGTCGTACGCGCAGCGAGTCGCGGAGCTCGCGCAGGCGCCGGTCCTCGCTCGCATCCCCATCGACCCGGTGAAGCTCACGCTTGCCGACGAAGGGAGAATCGAAGAGCTCGACGACCCCGTCTGTGACCTGCTCGCCGACCGGCTCGTTGCCGCGCTCGAGGCACATCCGAAGCCCAAAGAGACGATCTCGCTGGTCTGA
- a CDS encoding DUF3175 domain-containing protein, translating to MSTKKEWSKEVTRGSNALDLEPGVFEKKDPKAIARSLQRSAQQSTRRKSSPYRSAMSMLTFYINRAGRSLPQERRDILERAKDALRAEFGRE from the coding sequence ATGAGCACGAAAAAAGAGTGGTCGAAGGAAGTCACGCGCGGCAGCAACGCGCTCGACCTCGAGCCCGGCGTCTTCGAAAAGAAGGACCCGAAAGCGATCGCACGATCGCTGCAGCGATCCGCGCAGCAAAGCACGCGGCGTAAGAGTTCTCCGTATCGGTCGGCGATGTCGATGCTGACCTTTTACATTAATCGAGCGGGGCGAAGCCTTCCGCAAGAGCGCCGTGACATACTCGAGCGGGCGAAGGATGCGCTGCGCGCCGAGTTCGGGCGAGAGTAG